A region of Liolophura sinensis isolate JHLJ2023 chromosome 8, CUHK_Ljap_v2, whole genome shotgun sequence DNA encodes the following proteins:
- the LOC135472738 gene encoding high mobility group protein B1-like, whose amino-acid sequence MGRTNASGKPKGRMTAYAFFVQTCREEHKRMHPDESVVFAEFSRKCSAKWKVMSEKEKMRFEDMAKRDKERFEREMSTYVPPKGEPTGKRKRKNKDPNAPKRGLSAFFFFCNEERAKVKAANPSLSMGEIARELGKRWEKVQGASRSKYEQDAARDKARYEQEMQAYKAKSGIPQKKGSAAAAPSPKKKAPAVQKKEESEDDDEDDDDEDEDDDDEDEDDDEEDDD is encoded by the exons ATGGGTCGCACAAATGCTTCGGGAAAGCCAAAAGGCAGAATGACTGCCTACGCTTTCTTTGTGCAAACTTGCAGAGAGGAACACAAAAGAATGCATCCAGATGAATCAGTTGTGTTTGCAGAATTCTCAAGAAAATGTTCAGCAAAATGGAAG GTGATgtcagagaaagaaaaaatgagatTTGAAGATATGGCTAAGAGAGACAAGGAACGTTTTGAAAGAGAGATGTCGACATATGTACCCCCAAAGGGTGAACCCACTGGAAAGAGGAAGAGGAAAAATAAGGACCCAAATGCTCCCAAGAGAGGATT ATCGGCTTTCTTCTTTTTCTGCAATGAAGAGAGAGCAAAGGTAAAAGCTGCCAATCCAAGTTTATCAATGGGAGAAATTGCTAGAGAATTGGGGAAGAGATGGGAAAAGGTGCAGGGTGCGAGTCGCAGCAAGTACGAGCAAGATGCTGCCAGAGATAAAGCCAGATACGAACAG GAGATGCAAGCTTATAAGGCCAAGTCCGGCATTCCCCAGAAGAAAGGAAGCGCGGCAGCCGCACCATCACCCAAAAAGAAGGCCCCAGCTGTACAGAAGAAAGAGGAGAGTGAAGATGACGAcgaggatgatgatgatgaagatgaggatgatgatgatgaggacGAGGATGATGATGAGGAAGATGACGACTAA